DNA from Coprobacter tertius:
TTCAGGTTGCTGGGTGCACCGTCAACCATATCTTTAGCTTCTTTCAAGCCAAGACCAGTAAGTTCTTTCACTAATTTAACTACGGCCAGTTTGTTAGCACCAGCGGCTTTCAAAACAACATCGAAAGATGTTTTTTCTTCAGCGACTGCACCACCAGCAGCAGGAGCAGCAACAGCAACAGCTGCAGCAGCAGGTTCAATACCGTACTCGTCTTTGAGAATCTGAGCGAGTTCGTTTACTTCTTTTACGGTCAGGTTTACTAATTGTTCTGCAAAAGCTTTCAAATCTGCCATTTTTGTATGATTTAATTTGTTATTTTACTAATTTGATTTACTATAAAATTATCTTTCA
Protein-coding regions in this window:
- the rplL gene encoding 50S ribosomal protein L7/L12: MADLKAFAEQLVNLTVKEVNELAQILKDEYGIEPAAAAVAVAAPAAGGAVAEEKTSFDVVLKAAGANKLAVVKLVKELTGLGLKEAKDMVDGAPSNLKEGLAKADAEALKKQLEEAGAEVELK